A section of the Pimelobacter simplex genome encodes:
- a CDS encoding DUF429 domain-containing protein produces the protein MSTHFVGIDLAWGERRPSGLAVLDTEGTLVAVAAVRTDDEIVAALAPYVEGDCLVAIDAPIVVPNATGNRPAEAALNKDFARFDAGAHPSNTGQPEFRDQPRAARVAARLGLDINPRSRRPRRAIEVYPHPATVALFRLGRTLKYKDKPGRDLEQLRAQLLVLLGLVEGLEHAELPLHVTGLAAWQGLRTAAETAERKSELRVVEDQVDAVVCAYIGLFAERRPERTTTYGDLATGYIITPTLPDDLEPTPRPRRGSEAPLDVGSAVRRYAEMQPGLLAVTDGFVRLVTSILDEAGINYLTVTGRTKSVSSFALKAAKTVDGLPMFADPLHEITDQIGVRVITYVHSDVQAVVDLLDDQVVVHDDRDLGQETASEGRFGYASRHLLVGLDPTREGEGGLLQGHRAALQIRTVLQHAWAEFEHDVRYKGAVPPEHAHELDRRFTLAAGLLELADREFSTIRDLLRDAPAEPVVAAEAGEDDPRISPRELAAYLAGQYADAGWSRTEHYGWISALLLELGITSLGALGATLRSVDDDALRERMDYRYPPGAVRRLDDALLWVHGDRYVELRGNEHRAPALRARLAKMRDED, from the coding sequence GTGAGCACCCACTTCGTCGGCATCGACCTGGCCTGGGGCGAGCGCCGGCCGAGCGGCCTCGCGGTGCTCGACACCGAGGGCACCCTGGTCGCGGTCGCCGCGGTGCGCACCGACGACGAGATCGTCGCCGCCCTGGCGCCGTACGTCGAGGGGGACTGCCTGGTCGCGATCGACGCGCCCATCGTGGTGCCGAACGCCACCGGGAACCGGCCCGCGGAGGCCGCGCTCAACAAGGACTTCGCGCGCTTCGACGCCGGCGCCCACCCGTCCAACACCGGCCAGCCGGAGTTCCGCGACCAGCCCCGCGCCGCGCGGGTGGCGGCCCGGCTCGGGCTCGACATCAACCCGCGCTCGCGGCGCCCGCGGCGGGCGATCGAGGTCTACCCCCATCCGGCGACCGTCGCGCTCTTCCGGCTCGGCCGCACCCTGAAGTACAAGGACAAGCCCGGCCGCGACCTGGAGCAGCTGCGCGCCCAGCTGCTCGTCCTGCTCGGCCTGGTCGAGGGGCTCGAGCACGCCGAGCTCCCGCTGCACGTCACCGGGCTCGCGGCCTGGCAGGGGCTGCGCACCGCGGCCGAGACCGCCGAGCGCAAGAGCGAGCTGCGCGTCGTCGAGGACCAGGTCGACGCGGTGGTGTGCGCCTACATCGGGCTGTTCGCCGAGCGTCGTCCCGAGCGCACCACGACCTACGGCGACCTGGCGACCGGCTACATCATCACGCCCACGCTGCCCGACGACCTCGAGCCGACCCCGCGACCGCGGCGCGGCTCGGAGGCGCCGCTCGACGTGGGCTCCGCGGTCCGCCGCTACGCCGAGATGCAGCCCGGCCTGCTCGCCGTGACCGACGGCTTCGTCCGGCTGGTGACCTCGATCCTCGACGAGGCGGGCATCAACTACCTGACCGTCACCGGGCGCACCAAGTCGGTCTCCTCGTTCGCGCTCAAGGCCGCCAAGACCGTCGACGGCCTGCCGATGTTCGCCGACCCGCTGCACGAGATCACCGACCAGATCGGCGTGCGCGTGATCACCTACGTCCACAGCGACGTCCAGGCCGTCGTCGACCTGCTCGACGACCAGGTCGTCGTCCACGACGACCGGGACCTGGGCCAGGAGACCGCCAGCGAGGGCCGCTTCGGCTACGCCAGCCGGCACTTGCTCGTCGGTCTCGACCCCACCCGCGAGGGCGAGGGCGGGCTGCTCCAGGGACACCGCGCGGCGCTCCAGATCCGCACCGTGCTGCAGCACGCGTGGGCCGAGTTCGAGCACGACGTCCGCTACAAGGGCGCCGTGCCGCCCGAGCACGCCCACGAGCTCGACCGCCGCTTCACCCTGGCGGCGGGGCTCCTCGAGCTCGCCGACCGTGAGTTCTCGACGATCCGCGACCTCCTGCGCGACGCCCCGGCCGAGCCGGTGGTGGCGGCCGAGGCCGGCGAGGACGACCCGCGGATCAGCCCGCGCGAGCTCGCCGCCTACCTCGCCGGCCAGTACGCCGACGCCGGCTGGTCGCGCACCGAGCACTACGGCTGGATCTCGGCCCTCCTGCTCGAGCTCGGCATCACCTCGCTCGGCGCCCTCGGCGCGACCCTGCGCTCGGTCGACGACGACGCCCTGCGCGAGCGGATGGACTACCGCTACCCGCCGGGCGCCGTACGGCGGCTCGACGACGCGCTGCTGTGGGTCCACGGCGACCGGTACGTCGAGCTGCGCGGCAACGAGCACCGCGCTCCCGCGCTGCGGGCCCGGCTGGCCAAGATGCGCGACGAGGACTGA
- a CDS encoding SDR family NAD(P)-dependent oxidoreductase, which yields MGRFDGRVAVITGAARGIGFGTATRYAEEGASVAIVDLDEAAAAEAAARLPLVGGAKAVGIGANVADGASVEAAVERVVAELGGIHVLVNNAGITRDNLLFKMTEDDWDLVMGVHLKGAFLMTKAAQKHFVEQKYGKVVNISSISALGNRGQANYSAAKMGIQGFTRTLGIELGPFGINVNAVAPGFIATEMTDATAARLKMDVEEFRRLNAEANPVRRVGHPEDIAAAVTFLSSDEASYITGQTVYVDGGISLGT from the coding sequence ATGGGTCGTTTCGACGGGCGGGTCGCCGTCATCACCGGTGCCGCGCGGGGGATCGGGTTCGGTACCGCCACGCGCTATGCGGAGGAGGGTGCCTCGGTCGCGATCGTGGACCTCGACGAGGCCGCTGCGGCCGAGGCGGCGGCGAGGCTGCCGCTGGTCGGGGGCGCGAAGGCCGTGGGGATCGGTGCGAACGTCGCCGACGGTGCGTCGGTCGAGGCTGCTGTCGAGCGGGTGGTGGCCGAGCTGGGTGGGATCCACGTGCTGGTCAACAACGCCGGGATCACCCGCGACAACCTGTTGTTCAAGATGACCGAGGACGACTGGGACCTGGTGATGGGGGTGCACCTGAAGGGTGCGTTCTTGATGACCAAGGCCGCTCAGAAGCACTTCGTGGAGCAGAAGTACGGCAAGGTCGTGAACATCTCCTCGATCTCGGCGCTGGGCAACCGTGGCCAGGCCAACTACTCGGCCGCGAAGATGGGGATCCAGGGATTCACCCGGACCCTGGGTATCGAGCTGGGCCCGTTCGGGATCAACGTCAACGCGGTCGCGCCCGGTTTCATCGCGACCGAGATGACCGATGCCACCGCGGCTCGTCTGAAGATGGACGTCGAGGAGTTCCGGCGGCTCAACGCGGAGGCGAACCCGGTGCGCCGGGTGGGTCATCCTGAGGACATCGCGGCGGCGGTGACGTTCTTGTCCAGTGACGAGGCGTCCTACATCACCGGCCAGACCGTCTATGTCGACGGCGGCATCTCGCTCGGCACCTGA
- a CDS encoding TetR/AcrR family transcriptional regulator encodes MAKASVSKLVPKVPGVPGASRRAAYSASTKRALVDVAEGLFAEKGYAATSLDAIVSGARVTKGALYHHFSGKQALFESVFERVEQESSKRIQKALRAEKDPWLKALRGLRSFLDVVQESRYRRIVIQDGPAVLGYERYREQEERSTFANIVEIVRATLDAGSWQLDEEMLQTFSRIFFGAMSSAGESVATATDPEAAARRVEHAIGFLLAGVQSLVEQGIEMPSAFEESADADAENDDAAEPE; translated from the coding sequence GTGGCGAAGGCATCGGTCTCGAAACTCGTCCCCAAGGTCCCCGGGGTGCCGGGGGCGTCGCGCCGTGCGGCGTACTCGGCCTCGACCAAGCGGGCCCTGGTCGACGTCGCCGAGGGCCTCTTCGCCGAGAAGGGCTACGCCGCGACCTCCCTCGACGCCATCGTCTCCGGCGCGCGGGTGACCAAGGGCGCGCTCTACCACCACTTCTCGGGCAAGCAGGCGCTCTTCGAGTCGGTCTTCGAGCGGGTCGAGCAGGAGTCGTCCAAGCGGATCCAGAAGGCGCTGCGCGCCGAGAAGGACCCCTGGCTCAAGGCGCTGCGCGGCCTGCGCTCGTTCCTCGACGTCGTCCAGGAGTCGCGCTACCGGCGCATCGTGATCCAGGACGGTCCGGCGGTGCTCGGCTACGAGCGCTACCGCGAGCAGGAGGAGCGCTCGACGTTCGCCAATATCGTCGAGATCGTCCGCGCCACGCTCGACGCCGGCTCGTGGCAGCTCGACGAGGAGATGCTGCAGACCTTCTCCCGGATCTTCTTCGGCGCGATGTCCTCGGCCGGTGAGTCCGTCGCCACCGCGACCGACCCCGAGGCCGCGGCCCGCCGGGTCGAGCACGCGATCGGCTTCCTGCTCGCCGGCGTGCAGAGCCTGGTCGAGCAGGGCATCGAGATGCCCAGCGCCTTCGAGGAGTCCGCTGACGCGGACGCCGAGAACGACGACGCCGCCGAGCCCGAGTAG
- a CDS encoding DUF3048 domain-containing protein has translation MRLSTLRTARTAVPATLVALSLVLAGCGGDDSKKPEADKSSVAPVPEEPATWPLTGLEAKEGQSVELDHPVVVTKIDNSTASSPQIGLSKADLVVEELVEGGITRLAAFYYSQLPANIGPVRSMRASDIGIVSPAKGVIATSGAAGQTISRVQGAKIKFFQEGGPGFYRDNSRRAPYNLFTDLKKVAKAAEDGKAERPADYLPWGTEADFTNGQPAGTIQADFGSHTTSWQFQGGKYVNSNSNAAQGDRFQPDTVLVIRVKITDAGYTDPAGNFVPESHFVGKGKAQLFHNGQVVEGTWAKDKLASAVTLAAADGTPLKVPAGKVWIELVPVDANNGSVTFGK, from the coding sequence GTGCGCCTTTCCACCCTCCGTACCGCCCGTACCGCCGTGCCCGCCACCCTCGTCGCGCTGAGCCTCGTGCTCGCCGGCTGCGGGGGAGACGACAGCAAGAAGCCCGAGGCGGACAAGTCGTCGGTCGCCCCCGTGCCGGAGGAGCCGGCCACCTGGCCGCTGACCGGCCTGGAGGCCAAGGAGGGCCAGTCGGTCGAGCTCGACCACCCGGTCGTGGTCACCAAGATCGACAACTCCACCGCCAGCTCGCCGCAGATCGGCCTGAGCAAGGCCGACCTCGTCGTCGAGGAGCTGGTCGAGGGCGGGATCACCCGCCTCGCGGCGTTCTACTACTCCCAGCTGCCGGCCAACATCGGCCCGGTCCGCTCGATGCGGGCCAGCGACATCGGCATCGTCTCCCCGGCCAAGGGCGTGATCGCGACCAGCGGTGCGGCCGGCCAGACGATCAGCCGGGTCCAGGGCGCCAAGATCAAGTTCTTCCAGGAGGGCGGCCCCGGCTTCTACCGCGACAACAGCCGCCGCGCGCCGTACAACCTGTTCACCGACCTCAAGAAGGTCGCCAAGGCGGCCGAGGACGGCAAGGCCGAGCGTCCGGCCGACTATCTGCCGTGGGGCACCGAGGCCGACTTCACCAACGGTCAGCCGGCCGGCACGATCCAGGCCGACTTCGGCAGCCACACCACGAGCTGGCAGTTCCAGGGCGGCAAGTACGTCAACAGCAACTCCAACGCCGCCCAGGGCGACCGCTTCCAGCCCGACACCGTCCTGGTGATCCGGGTCAAGATCACCGACGCGGGCTACACCGACCCGGCCGGCAACTTCGTGCCGGAGAGCCACTTCGTGGGCAAGGGCAAGGCCCAGCTCTTCCACAACGGCCAGGTCGTCGAGGGCACCTGGGCCAAGGACAAGCTCGCCTCCGCGGTGACGCTCGCCGCCGCCGACGGTACGCCGCTCAAGGTCCCGGCCGGCAAGGTCTGGATCGAGCTCGTCCCGGTCGACGCCAACAACGGATCGGTCACGTTCGGCAAGTGA